A portion of the Francisella uliginis genome contains these proteins:
- a CDS encoding ABC transporter ATP-binding protein, whose protein sequence is MQRSSKKPLVSIKNLSKQFDDGHLAVDSVNLEVYPKEFFSLLGGSGSGKSTLLRMLAGFEKPTDGKIIIDGVDMSNTPPYKRPVNMMFQSYALFPHMNIKQNIMFGLKQEKSLSKEDIEKATDRALKIIKMDHLSKRKPHQLSGGQRQRVALARCLAKRPKLILLDEPLSALDKNLRDQMQFELVDIQEQTGSTFIMVTHDQEEAMTMSTRIGIMSEGWLEQVSTPSEIYEFPKSKFVANFIGKSTIFEGRVEEVGRTRSVITSEQAGTSFVLNRNIEAIEDQEIWVGLRPEKIVISKERPSDYDPQNPVNCIKGVVEDIAYMGGLSTYHVRTTNGYIVKSTDFNIERNADHPSWDDEVYLTWESENIMVLYS, encoded by the coding sequence ATGCAAAGATCTTCCAAAAAACCCCTGGTTTCTATAAAAAACCTATCTAAACAATTTGATGATGGGCATCTAGCAGTTGACTCTGTCAACCTGGAGGTTTATCCAAAGGAGTTTTTTTCGCTACTTGGAGGTTCAGGTAGCGGGAAAAGTACCCTTCTAAGAATGTTAGCAGGTTTTGAAAAACCAACTGATGGTAAAATTATTATCGATGGTGTAGATATGTCAAATACACCTCCATACAAAAGACCTGTAAACATGATGTTTCAGTCATATGCATTATTTCCTCATATGAATATAAAGCAAAATATCATGTTTGGACTGAAACAGGAAAAATCTCTAAGTAAAGAAGATATCGAGAAAGCTACTGATAGAGCTCTTAAAATTATCAAAATGGATCATCTATCCAAAAGAAAGCCTCATCAATTATCTGGTGGCCAACGCCAACGTGTTGCTTTAGCTAGATGTTTAGCAAAAAGACCTAAGCTAATATTACTTGATGAACCACTATCAGCCCTAGATAAGAATCTACGTGATCAAATGCAATTTGAACTTGTTGATATTCAAGAACAAACAGGAAGTACCTTTATAATGGTAACTCATGATCAAGAAGAAGCTATGACAATGTCTACTCGAATAGGAATTATGTCTGAAGGATGGCTAGAGCAAGTTAGTACTCCTTCTGAAATATATGAATTCCCTAAAAGTAAATTTGTTGCTAACTTTATTGGTAAAAGTACTATATTTGAAGGTCGTGTCGAAGAAGTAGGTAGGACTCGCAGTGTTATAACCTCAGAACAAGCTGGGACATCTTTTGTATTAAATAGGAATATAGAAGCTATTGAAGATCAAGAAATCTGGGTTGGTTTAAGACCAGAGAAAATAGTTATAAGTAAAGAAAGACCAAGTGACTATGACCCTCAAAATCCTGTAAACTGTATTAAAGGTGTAGTTGAGGATATCGCTTATATGGGTGGACTATCAACTTACCATGTAAGAACTACAAATGGTTATATAGTAAAATCTACGGATTTTAATATAGAGAGAAATGCTGATCACCCTTCTTGGGATGATGAAGTATATCTTACTTGGGAATCCGAAAACATAATGGTGCTGTACTCATAA
- a CDS encoding carotenoid oxygenase family protein: protein MSKLSSAFTSVNQEFLNHVLKPEISNLPSWFSGQVLRIGPAKFEYGKMKLNHWFDGLAMLYRFDSNGKDICFSNKYLESEQYFAAKKGRMKYDEFGTMVPSKFSKIAAIIKTIFGLQIEKPSFNVNILNLKNKLLATSEVTTMLEFDRENLQTLEEFKFTDGLKGQFSCAHPQVDPVTKEQFNFVVDISKDCKYSLYKVSKDSCEREILHQFSNQQFIYNHTLFLTKNYVVLYLGPLRANPIDFLSKPISEVISHDNNAKCQLLIVNRNTHETKLIDAPSFVMLHSANAFEKDQKIHLDFIEYTDNLEPYKKFYFENINNDDCKLEMQISRVIIDLENNLAEKVKIADRNAEFARINEKFLTKNYQFMYLANRKDQAEFFNSIIKIDLHNNSISEYDFGDDYVSEPVFIANPGAKSEDDGLIFVNIIDSSKKLSYIAYLNATDLSLIYKAYLPIQIPPALHGIYLK from the coding sequence ATGAGTAAATTATCCTCAGCTTTTACTAGTGTCAATCAAGAATTCTTAAACCATGTATTAAAGCCTGAAATATCAAATTTGCCAAGTTGGTTTAGTGGACAAGTGTTACGGATTGGACCTGCTAAGTTTGAATATGGGAAGATGAAGTTAAATCACTGGTTTGATGGTTTAGCGATGTTATATAGATTTGATAGTAATGGAAAAGATATTTGCTTTTCAAATAAGTACTTAGAATCAGAGCAATATTTTGCTGCAAAAAAAGGCAGAATGAAATATGATGAGTTTGGTACAATGGTTCCATCAAAGTTTAGTAAAATAGCTGCAATAATAAAGACAATTTTTGGTTTACAAATTGAAAAACCAAGTTTTAATGTAAATATTCTTAATTTAAAAAATAAATTACTAGCTACTAGTGAAGTTACTACAATGCTTGAGTTTGATAGAGAAAATCTTCAGACATTAGAAGAGTTTAAATTTACTGATGGACTTAAAGGACAGTTTAGTTGCGCACATCCTCAGGTTGATCCAGTTACAAAAGAGCAGTTTAATTTCGTCGTTGATATTTCTAAAGATTGTAAATATAGCCTTTATAAAGTCTCAAAAGATAGTTGTGAAAGAGAGATATTACACCAGTTTTCTAATCAACAGTTTATTTATAATCATACTTTGTTTTTAACAAAAAATTACGTTGTGCTATATTTAGGTCCTTTAAGAGCTAATCCAATAGACTTTCTATCTAAACCAATTTCAGAAGTTATATCTCATGATAACAATGCAAAGTGTCAGTTGCTAATAGTAAATAGAAATACACATGAAACAAAACTTATTGATGCTCCTAGTTTTGTTATGTTGCATAGTGCAAATGCTTTTGAGAAAGATCAAAAGATTCATCTAGATTTTATAGAGTATACAGATAACTTAGAGCCTTACAAAAAGTTTTATTTTGAAAATATAAATAACGATGATTGTAAGCTTGAAATGCAGATTAGTAGGGTGATTATAGACCTTGAAAATAATTTAGCTGAAAAAGTAAAAATTGCAGATAGAAACGCTGAATTTGCGAGAATTAATGAAAAATTTCTGACTAAAAATTATCAGTTTATGTATTTGGCAAACCGTAAAGATCAAGCCGAGTTCTTTAATAGTATAATAAAAATAGACTTACATAATAATAGTATTTCTGAGTATGATTTTGGTGATGATTATGTTTCAGAACCTGTTTTTATTGCCAATCCTGGGGCAAAGAGCGAAGATGATGGTTTAATTTTTGTAAATATAATCGATAGTAGTAAAAAGCTAAGTTATATTGCCTATTTAAATGCAACTGATTTAAGTCTAATATATAAAGCATATTTACCAATCCAAATTCCTCCAGCACTACATGGAATTTATCTAAAGTAG
- a CDS encoding HAD-IB family phosphatase produces MKNIIFDFDSTLIKKESLELILEPLLKDSPEKLLEIENITNLGMQGDLDFRESLERRLAIASPTKQSIRDFADKYCPNLLTQGMSELVDTLKHKGYQIWIFSGGLTESIEPFADYLGIARQNIFAVEINWDDNGSFVSLDNSNGACDSKLNAFENAKSLIKGEVIAVGDGYTDYQLYEADFANKFIAYTEHVTRQKVIEVANSIAKDIGQLKDLIF; encoded by the coding sequence ATGAAAAATATAATATTTGATTTTGACTCGACTTTAATAAAAAAAGAATCACTAGAGCTAATTTTAGAACCTCTATTAAAAGACTCTCCAGAGAAACTACTAGAAATTGAAAATATCACAAATTTAGGTATGCAAGGAGATCTTGATTTTAGAGAATCTCTAGAAAGAAGGTTAGCTATAGCAAGCCCAACTAAACAGAGTATAAGAGATTTTGCAGATAAATATTGTCCAAATCTACTAACTCAGGGAATGTCAGAGCTAGTTGATACATTGAAACATAAAGGTTATCAGATTTGGATATTTAGCGGAGGGCTAACAGAGAGTATAGAGCCTTTTGCTGACTATCTAGGAATTGCTAGGCAAAATATCTTTGCGGTTGAGATTAACTGGGATGACAACGGTAGCTTTGTATCTCTTGATAACTCTAATGGTGCTTGTGATTCTAAATTAAACGCGTTTGAGAATGCTAAAAGCTTAATTAAAGGTGAAGTTATTGCAGTAGGAGATGGTTATACTGATTATCAATTATATGAGGCTGATTTTGCTAATAAGTTTATAGCATATACAGAGCATGTAACTAGACAAAAAGTTATTGAGGTTGCTAATAGTATAGCTAAAGATATCGGACAATTAAAAGATTTAATCTTTTAA
- a CDS encoding DUF475 domain-containing protein: protein MKNLKYFYGSIIVTAIGIVLGESLYPSIPLVTTYTILVLAALEISLSFDNAIINAKVLGQMPKKWQKIFIFIGLPIAVFGMRLVFPILLVKLTSGINFIDVIHLALNDPAKYQKILEHSMSYICSFGGSFLLMVFLNFFLSENEGHHWIPLIENNKLIRKIREYNGGYIFFAIVIGLIVIYSTGPAHQGDLAIAYLLGIIIHESLGLLNSFFDSAKIDTLNVARNGLMGFIYLEIIDASFSFDGVVGAFAITTNIIIIMIGLGIGAMFVRSLTILFVEKKTLAKYIYLEHGAHYAIGFLAAILLLKIFIHIPEWFSGSVGILILAVSFIHSTITNKNLKD, encoded by the coding sequence TTGAAAAATTTAAAATATTTTTACGGATCAATTATAGTAACTGCCATAGGCATAGTTCTTGGAGAAAGTCTATATCCATCGATACCACTAGTAACAACATATACTATACTAGTTTTAGCAGCACTAGAAATATCTCTAAGTTTTGACAATGCTATTATAAATGCTAAAGTCCTTGGCCAAATGCCTAAAAAATGGCAAAAAATATTTATTTTTATAGGATTACCTATAGCTGTATTTGGTATGCGCTTAGTATTTCCAATTTTATTAGTGAAATTAACTAGCGGCATTAACTTTATAGATGTTATACACCTTGCTTTAAATGATCCTGCAAAATATCAAAAAATACTAGAACACTCGATGTCATATATATGTAGTTTTGGTGGTAGTTTTTTACTTATGGTATTTTTAAATTTTTTCCTTAGTGAAAATGAGGGACATCACTGGATTCCTCTAATTGAGAATAATAAGTTAATTAGAAAAATTCGTGAATACAATGGTGGTTACATTTTCTTTGCTATAGTAATTGGCCTTATTGTTATTTATAGTACGGGCCCTGCTCACCAAGGTGATTTAGCTATAGCATATCTTTTAGGAATAATTATCCACGAAAGTTTAGGCTTACTTAACTCGTTCTTTGATTCAGCTAAAATAGATACCTTAAATGTAGCTCGTAATGGTTTAATGGGCTTTATTTATTTAGAAATAATAGATGCTTCTTTCAGCTTTGATGGTGTTGTTGGAGCATTTGCAATTACTACAAATATTATAATAATAATGATAGGACTAGGTATTGGTGCTATGTTTGTTAGATCTTTGACTATACTTTTTGTTGAGAAGAAAACACTAGCTAAATATATATATCTTGAACATGGTGCTCATTATGCAATTGGTTTTTTAGCAGCAATACTATTATTAAAAATATTTATTCATATTCCAGAGTGGTTTAGTGGTTCTGTAGGTATTTTAATATTAGCAGTATCATTCATACACTCAACTATCACTAATAAAAACTTAAAAGATTAA
- a CDS encoding DUF3301 domain-containing protein, which produces MSVALYTIIFLAICFFAWRNFMKNKEYAIGVAERSSQKHNLDLLDDTVCLRKITVRFESKRMVFYRVYSFDYNTATSDERYRGYIVIKNGRLDEIVISNFEKADIVKENIISEQYDSPQKPANNIIDFDN; this is translated from the coding sequence ATGTCGGTAGCTTTATATACAATAATTTTTTTAGCAATATGTTTTTTTGCATGGCGTAATTTTATGAAAAACAAAGAATATGCTATAGGTGTGGCTGAGCGTTCATCACAAAAGCATAATCTAGATTTATTAGATGATACAGTATGTTTACGTAAAATTACTGTGAGATTTGAAAGTAAAAGGATGGTTTTTTATAGAGTGTATTCGTTTGACTACAATACAGCAACCTCTGATGAGAGATATAGAGGGTATATAGTTATTAAGAATGGTAGACTTGATGAAATTGTTATATCAAATTTTGAAAAAGCAGATATTGTTAAAGAAAACATTATATCAGAACAGTATGATTCACCACAAAAGCCAGCAAATAATATTATAGATTTTGATAATTAG
- a CDS encoding glutathione S-transferase family protein, which produces MIHLHQLPPLKDKSYSCSPFCLKLELYFKAMDINYKNHFNLEFNKSPTGKMPYIETMGKKFADSNLIIKMLEQQSQVNIDSHLDLEQKAISTAFIRLCEDSLYWVGVYSRWADKNNSTWKKDFIESTNLPKAMASIIYPVAKRNILRQLKAAGVVNLTNDEIYSKAEENLKAIADFVGSKKYCLNDQISLLDLVIFSFIIMIYDGSCGKHLQNFLAGLELTNFINNMQQIFNI; this is translated from the coding sequence ATGATTCATTTACACCAGTTACCTCCTTTAAAAGATAAAAGCTACAGTTGTAGTCCTTTCTGTTTAAAATTAGAGCTTTATTTTAAAGCTATGGATATTAACTATAAAAATCACTTTAATTTGGAGTTTAATAAATCTCCAACAGGAAAAATGCCTTATATAGAAACTATGGGTAAGAAGTTTGCTGATAGTAATCTTATAATTAAAATGCTTGAACAACAAAGCCAAGTTAATATAGATAGTCACTTGGACTTAGAGCAAAAAGCTATTTCGACAGCTTTTATTAGATTATGCGAAGATAGTTTATATTGGGTTGGCGTATATAGTCGTTGGGCTGATAAAAATAATTCTACCTGGAAAAAAGATTTTATAGAATCTACAAATTTACCTAAAGCTATGGCTAGCATAATTTATCCAGTAGCAAAAAGAAATATTTTGCGCCAGTTAAAGGCTGCAGGAGTGGTTAATCTGACGAATGATGAAATTTATTCAAAAGCCGAAGAGAATTTAAAAGCAATAGCTGATTTTGTAGGCTCTAAAAAGTATTGTTTAAATGATCAGATATCTTTGCTAGATCTGGTTATTTTTAGTTTTATCATTATGATATATGATGGGAGCTGTGGAAAGCACCTACAAAACTTTTTAGCAGGTTTAGAGTTAACTAATTTTATAAATAATATGCAGCAGATATTTAATATTTAG
- the alr gene encoding alanine racemase — MDVNFLELDIATLRNNISIIRAYTQTKLCLPVKANAYGHDLQLVVKNTQNIVDFYATACASEALGVYEVSANKPILIFGVIEDCYLKELIDREIRISVHRFKDIDKIEHYAKQSAKKAKVHIFINTGMNMLGINCEHVADIVERVQASKYIDLEGVYSHLACADEKDNPYNQIQIEKFIEIHEFVKSVNSKIICHLANSYGCIGQADIGFDMVRPGILSYGFLPEFRVDEKLKAIQPVAKLVTQIVKLIKLDEMFEVGYSISYRGRKGEYIAILPVGYGDGFPRELGNKGVVYAQGESYPIVGRINMDALAISLGNNALDIKVGDQVELISNKPERKNSAKAVAKKLQTIEYDIITTLNQRIIRKET, encoded by the coding sequence ATGGATGTAAATTTTCTTGAGTTAGATATAGCTACACTGAGAAATAATATTTCTATAATAAGAGCATATACACAAACAAAACTATGTTTACCTGTCAAAGCTAATGCTTACGGTCATGATTTACAACTTGTAGTTAAAAATACTCAAAATATTGTTGATTTTTATGCCACTGCATGTGCTAGTGAAGCTTTAGGTGTCTATGAGGTTTCTGCAAATAAGCCTATATTAATTTTTGGAGTTATTGAAGATTGTTATCTTAAAGAGTTAATAGATCGAGAAATCAGGATTAGTGTTCATCGCTTTAAAGATATTGATAAAATAGAGCATTATGCAAAACAGAGCGCTAAAAAAGCGAAAGTACATATTTTTATTAATACTGGTATGAATATGTTAGGTATTAATTGTGAACATGTTGCAGATATTGTAGAAAGAGTACAAGCATCCAAATATATAGATCTTGAGGGAGTGTATAGCCATTTAGCATGCGCTGATGAAAAGGATAACCCATATAATCAGATTCAAATAGAGAAATTTATAGAAATACATGAGTTTGTAAAGTCTGTTAATAGCAAAATAATATGTCATTTAGCTAATTCATATGGGTGTATAGGACAGGCTGATATTGGTTTTGATATGGTAAGGCCAGGGATATTAAGCTATGGTTTCTTGCCTGAATTTAGAGTCGATGAAAAATTAAAAGCTATACAGCCAGTTGCTAAGTTAGTTACTCAAATAGTCAAACTAATAAAGTTAGATGAGATGTTTGAGGTCGGTTATTCTATAAGCTATCGCGGCAGGAAAGGTGAGTATATAGCTATATTACCAGTTGGCTATGGTGATGGTTTCCCTCGAGAGTTAGGAAACAAAGGTGTTGTTTATGCTCAAGGTGAAAGTTATCCGATAGTAGGTAGAATAAATATGGATGCTTTAGCAATATCTTTGGGGAATAATGCTTTAGATATAAAGGTTGGAGATCAGGTTGAGTTAATATCAAATAAGCCTGAAAGAAAAAATAGCGCTAAAGCAGTAGCTAAGAAATTACAAACAATAGAATATGATATTATAACAACGCTAAATCAAAGAATTATTAGAAAAGAAACTTAG
- a CDS encoding APC family permease: protein MTKNKLTVGSLIAIGIGTIMGSGWMFSAQYTSEYAGPASILSWIIGAVLMVFIALTFAESCTIVPVQGSSSRIPHITHGTLLSYIFAWITWISYLVLAPIEVQAVIQYLAVFYPSLINVKTGALSGYGTPLAVVLLLIFCAFNFYSLRWLVKINNIITLFKVVVPMIIGGALLALCYSLPELSSKAVEPDFEFMPYGINGVFSAISLGGIGYAFVGFKTIVEMAGNTKNPSKAIPVATIGTIVVCLFIFIFLQVAYVMIASKYVHNNQWGMQDIFSNGNSSFGAFALIAQNLGQTWIMYFLYFGAILFPLVAGLLYFCVALNSLNAMVSNGYMPKLLNKLNPVTNKPLYAIILNFLIAMIMFAPFPGWQTMTTFLTSLISLTYLTGATSTLAMRHRLPDIERPFKLKAVFLISLLGVFSSTLVFLWSGWGIVSKSGIAICIAIFMLGAYRNFGADKAEKISWHFKQSIWFWFYIVAVSIVSYLSDFGGIGLLDFYSAAAVLLVVSFITCIIAKHYCLTADEIQQGIDSALHQQNAH from the coding sequence ATGACAAAGAATAAACTAACTGTGGGTAGCCTTATAGCAATAGGTATAGGGACTATTATGGGTTCTGGCTGGATGTTTTCAGCACAATATACTTCTGAGTATGCTGGCCCTGCTTCAATATTATCTTGGATTATCGGCGCAGTTTTGATGGTTTTTATTGCACTAACTTTTGCAGAAAGCTGTACTATTGTTCCAGTTCAAGGTTCTTCATCAAGAATCCCTCATATAACTCATGGTACTTTATTAAGCTATATTTTTGCTTGGATTACATGGATTTCTTATTTAGTTTTAGCACCTATCGAGGTACAAGCAGTAATTCAATATTTAGCAGTTTTTTATCCTAGTCTAATAAATGTTAAAACAGGGGCATTATCAGGGTATGGAACGCCTTTAGCAGTAGTTTTGTTATTGATATTCTGTGCTTTTAATTTTTACTCATTAAGATGGCTTGTAAAGATTAATAACATAATTACCTTATTCAAAGTTGTTGTTCCAATGATTATTGGAGGAGCTCTATTAGCATTATGTTATTCTCTACCTGAGTTAAGTTCAAAAGCAGTTGAACCGGATTTTGAATTTATGCCCTATGGTATAAATGGTGTATTTTCAGCAATATCTTTAGGTGGTATTGGATATGCTTTCGTAGGCTTTAAGACTATCGTTGAAATGGCTGGTAATACAAAAAATCCATCAAAAGCAATTCCAGTTGCAACTATAGGAACAATAGTTGTTTGTTTGTTTATTTTTATATTCCTGCAAGTTGCTTATGTAATGATAGCATCTAAATATGTGCATAATAATCAGTGGGGTATGCAGGATATATTCTCTAATGGTAATTCTAGCTTTGGAGCATTTGCATTAATTGCCCAAAATTTAGGTCAAACATGGATTATGTACTTCTTATATTTTGGAGCTATACTCTTTCCATTAGTTGCAGGGCTGTTATATTTCTGTGTAGCTTTAAACTCTCTAAATGCAATGGTGTCAAATGGCTATATGCCTAAGCTTTTGAATAAGCTAAATCCGGTTACTAATAAGCCTCTTTATGCAATTATTCTTAACTTCTTGATCGCTATGATAATGTTTGCTCCTTTCCCTGGCTGGCAAACAATGACAACCTTTTTAACATCTTTGATATCTCTAACGTATTTGACAGGTGCAACTTCAACTCTAGCAATGAGGCATAGACTACCTGATATTGAGAGACCTTTTAAACTAAAAGCGGTATTTTTAATATCTTTGTTAGGAGTTTTCTCATCAACGTTAGTTTTTTTATGGAGTGGTTGGGGAATTGTATCTAAGTCAGGTATAGCTATTTGTATTGCTATTTTTATGCTTGGAGCTTATAGAAACTTTGGCGCTGATAAAGCAGAAAAAATTTCTTGGCATTTTAAGCAATCTATTTGGTTTTGGTTCTATATTGTCGCTGTATCAATCGTATCATATTTGAGTGATTTTGGTGGAATAGGTCTTCTAGACTTTTATTCAGCAGCAGCTGTTTTATTAGTTGTTAGCTTTATCACTTGTATAATTGCTAAACATTATTGTTTGACAGCAGATGAAATACAACAAGGTATAGATTCAGCATTACATCAACAGAATGCTCATTAA
- the pheA gene encoding prephenate dehydratase, with protein sequence MIKVSFQGEHGAYSEQAITSFLNQQGIKNFQTIPCHSFSDAIEHTIAGKSNFVMLPIENSLGGSVVPAYDELIKSSLKVKAEVILKIKHCLMGLPDTQIADIKSVISHPQALSQCTKSLKRLKLTPEAFVDTAGAAKHIFETKQRNHLAIAGELAAETYGLKIFQNQFEDEHFNYTRFFLMGYDPITVNSDSNKYKTTLIFSVEEKPNALVNTLNIFGKYNINLTKIESRPSRDRAWDYLFFVDFEGSEDDEHIQKTLLEVLKKSTFLKVLGSYQTYNFD encoded by the coding sequence ATGATTAAAGTTTCTTTTCAAGGAGAGCATGGAGCATATTCTGAGCAGGCTATAACTAGTTTTCTAAATCAACAGGGCATAAAAAACTTTCAAACTATACCTTGTCATTCTTTTTCAGATGCTATTGAACATACTATAGCAGGCAAATCAAATTTTGTGATGCTCCCTATAGAAAATTCTTTAGGAGGCTCTGTAGTTCCAGCATATGATGAATTAATTAAAAGTAGCCTAAAAGTAAAGGCTGAAGTGATCTTAAAGATTAAGCACTGTCTAATGGGACTGCCAGATACGCAGATCGCGGATATAAAGAGTGTGATTTCACATCCTCAAGCTCTATCTCAATGTACCAAAAGTTTGAAACGATTGAAATTAACTCCAGAAGCTTTCGTTGATACTGCAGGAGCAGCGAAGCATATTTTTGAAACTAAGCAAAGAAACCATCTTGCTATAGCAGGTGAGTTAGCTGCTGAAACTTATGGCTTGAAAATTTTTCAAAATCAGTTTGAAGATGAGCATTTTAACTATACGCGTTTCTTTCTTATGGGTTATGATCCAATTACAGTTAATTCAGATAGTAATAAATACAAAACAACACTTATATTCTCTGTTGAAGAGAAACCAAATGCTTTAGTTAACACTCTAAATATTTTTGGTAAATATAATATTAATTTGACAAAGATTGAGTCACGACCATCTAGAGACAGAGCTTGGGATTATTTGTTTTTTGTTGATTTTGAGGGTTCTGAAGATGATGAACATATTCAAAAAACTTTATTAGAAGTCCTTAAAAAGAGTACTTTTCTTAAGGTTTTAGGTTCTTACCAAACATATAATTTCGACTAA
- a CDS encoding M48 family metallopeptidase: MAYKVDIVYKNVKNLKISLNKEGLVTVTSPKGVAKKEIFTLLESKKSWIEKHSKRLSANRKYDYTEYPLEDGSNIYFLGREYLVKLIPSKQNLICEYEDYFEFLLNPSVIDNREFKLQLLEEFYKDRADIILNNLVAKFLKITGQEIQRVTIKKTKTRWGSCNYIKKTINLNFNLILRDIEAIEYVVLHEIAHLTHPNHSKEFYNYIASYMPDWKIREKRLK, encoded by the coding sequence ATGGCTTACAAAGTTGATATAGTTTATAAAAATGTCAAAAATCTAAAGATTTCTTTAAATAAAGAAGGTTTGGTTACTGTAACCTCTCCTAAAGGTGTAGCTAAAAAAGAAATTTTTACATTACTTGAGTCAAAAAAATCATGGATAGAAAAACATAGTAAAAGATTGTCAGCTAATAGAAAGTATGATTATACTGAATACCCATTAGAAGATGGTTCTAATATTTATTTCTTAGGTCGAGAATATCTTGTAAAACTAATACCATCAAAGCAGAATTTGATTTGTGAGTATGAAGATTATTTCGAATTTTTATTAAATCCGAGTGTTATTGATAATAGAGAATTTAAGTTACAACTATTAGAGGAGTTTTATAAAGATAGGGCTGATATTATATTAAATAATCTTGTGGCAAAATTTTTAAAAATAACAGGTCAAGAAATACAAAGAGTTACTATAAAAAAAACTAAAACTCGTTGGGGTTCTTGTAATTATATTAAAAAAACTATTAACCTGAATTTTAACTTGATCTTAAGAGATATCGAAGCGATAGAGTATGTTGTCCTTCATGAAATTGCTCACTTGACTCATCCTAATCATTCAAAAGAATTCTATAATTATATAGCAAGCTATATGCCTGATTGGAAAATCAGAGAAAAAAGATTAAAATGA